One segment of Thermodesulfovibrio sp. 3907-1M DNA contains the following:
- the rplN gene encoding 50S ribosomal protein L14 codes for MIQPRSILEVADNSGAKKVQCIRVLGGSNRKYASLGDVIVVSVKEALPDSNIKKGSVVKAVIVRLRRSVRRPDGSYIRFDQNAVVLVNNQLEPIGTRIFGPVARELRWKEFTKIVSLAPEVI; via the coding sequence ATGATTCAGCCAAGAAGCATTCTTGAGGTTGCTGATAATTCTGGTGCAAAAAAAGTACAGTGCATAAGAGTTCTTGGAGGTTCAAATAGAAAATATGCAAGTCTGGGAGATGTTATTGTTGTAAGTGTTAAAGAGGCTTTGCCAGATAGCAATATAAAAAAGGGTTCTGTCGTGAAAGCTGTTATTGTTAGATTGCGCAGATCCGTAAGGAGACCTGATGGTTCTTATATAAGATTTGATCAGAATGCTGTTGTGCTGGTAAACAATCAACTTGAACCTATAGGCACAAGAATATTTGGACCTGTGGCAAGGGAACTGAGATGGAAAGAGTTTACAAAAATAGTTTCTCTTGCTCCAGAAGTTATTTAG
- the rplX gene encoding 50S ribosomal protein L24 — protein sequence MSLRIKKGDTVLVLSGKDKDKKGRVLRVIPKDEKVVVEGVNIVKKHQKPSRKYPQGGIIEREHPIHISKVMLMCPKCDKPTRIGARILEDGKKLRICKKCKEVID from the coding sequence GTGAGCTTAAGGATAAAAAAGGGAGACACAGTTTTAGTTTTATCAGGAAAAGATAAGGATAAAAAAGGAAGAGTTCTAAGGGTTATACCCAAGGACGAAAAAGTGGTAGTAGAGGGAGTTAATATTGTAAAAAAGCATCAGAAACCTTCGCGTAAGTATCCACAGGGTGGAATTATTGAAAGAGAGCATCCGATTCACATATCAAAGGTAATGCTTATGTGTCCAAAATGTGATAAACCTACACGGATAGGTGCAAGAATTTTAGAAGATGGTAAAAAGCTGAGGATTTGCAAGAAGTGTAAGGAGGTTATTGACTGA